One Roseimaritima multifibrata DNA window includes the following coding sequences:
- a CDS encoding SlyX family protein: protein MSDLDLRITELEMQLAHQQRISEQLNEVLTTQSMEVIKLTRVVQRLENQFRELRETPRGETDMLDEKPPHY, encoded by the coding sequence ATGTCTGACTTGGATTTGCGAATTACGGAACTGGAAATGCAGTTGGCTCATCAGCAACGGATTTCGGAGCAGTTGAATGAAGTGCTGACCACGCAATCGATGGAGGTCATCAAGTTGACCCGAGTGGTGCAGCGACTGGAAAACCAATTCCGAGAACTGCGAGAAACCCCGCGAGGCGAGACCGACATGCTGGACGAAAAACCGCCCCACTATTGA
- a CDS encoding TlpA family protein disulfide reductase, with product MTILRSSQIRSCFRSPRFSLGGLLLGLAIVGCSSSDRLVEEPGDNPDSSMTQSAQTLASNSQSGKTQGGTAAAPIPAGPSSADSASAGPTSPAPDPPSVADNSASRLQLPATEDPKELVLFLSEVDRNMQLVATLQTDLKTNAGVQKELKRLSQLKLEASSRLAEDGSLPPEALKQGKRGKLQALSHLVSLGDLQAVPQLKAYAEELSQSTDPTLAVESRLVLVGFAMEDLQSADDPQPVIDLMQQLANNATVLDMPALMTMGQALTGLKQYGYSAAAREVRDLMVRAFEKHPDPNIQALAADLAGSERFDVMDALRRDLEQDENVTVAQWQRAAQQLVQEGADVAVLRYLSEAALHFEVTSLDQFANATYETIQTGFENVQDPMLRDEQQLVLRMHKARTDIIGKPLQVNLPDTSGAVFDWQAYRGKVVLMPIWAAEQPESISVFRQLETLRDKHRDDLALVGVNVDFQDQSLNHFEREVKLDWPSLRSPDPRQQGIENPIAIQTGVTSFPFVVLIDRKGNVSDLFMTNVGIEKAVENQLAK from the coding sequence ATGACGATCCTGCGAAGCTCGCAAATTCGATCTTGTTTCCGTTCGCCCCGGTTTTCCCTGGGAGGATTGCTGCTGGGGCTGGCGATTGTCGGTTGCAGTTCTTCGGATCGATTGGTGGAAGAGCCCGGGGATAACCCCGATTCGTCGATGACGCAATCGGCTCAAACACTTGCTTCAAATAGTCAGTCGGGTAAAACGCAGGGAGGCACGGCCGCGGCTCCAATTCCTGCTGGCCCCTCTTCTGCTGATTCGGCGTCGGCTGGCCCGACCTCGCCAGCGCCTGATCCGCCTTCGGTTGCCGATAACTCGGCGTCGCGGTTGCAGCTGCCAGCGACGGAAGATCCCAAAGAGCTGGTGTTGTTTCTGTCCGAGGTCGACCGAAACATGCAACTGGTGGCGACATTGCAAACCGATTTAAAGACCAACGCCGGCGTCCAGAAGGAACTGAAGCGATTGTCGCAACTGAAGTTGGAAGCATCTTCTAGGCTTGCCGAAGATGGCAGTTTGCCTCCAGAGGCCCTGAAACAAGGCAAGCGAGGAAAATTGCAGGCTCTTTCCCATCTGGTTTCCCTGGGCGATTTGCAGGCGGTACCTCAATTGAAAGCGTACGCAGAGGAATTGTCGCAGAGTACCGACCCGACGTTGGCGGTGGAAAGTCGATTGGTATTGGTCGGATTTGCGATGGAGGATCTGCAGTCGGCCGACGATCCGCAGCCGGTCATCGATTTGATGCAGCAGTTAGCAAACAATGCGACCGTTTTGGACATGCCAGCTCTGATGACAATGGGACAGGCCCTGACCGGTCTGAAGCAGTACGGCTATTCGGCTGCGGCACGAGAAGTTCGCGATTTGATGGTGCGCGCTTTCGAAAAACATCCCGATCCAAACATTCAAGCGCTTGCTGCGGATCTGGCGGGTTCCGAACGTTTTGATGTGATGGATGCACTCCGCCGAGATCTAGAGCAAGATGAGAACGTGACGGTTGCCCAGTGGCAACGGGCCGCGCAGCAACTGGTTCAAGAAGGGGCCGACGTTGCGGTGCTAAGATACCTTTCGGAAGCGGCTTTGCATTTTGAGGTGACTTCTTTGGATCAGTTTGCGAACGCGACTTACGAAACGATTCAGACCGGATTTGAGAACGTTCAGGATCCGATGCTGCGTGATGAACAACAGCTTGTTCTTCGTATGCACAAAGCCCGTACGGACATTATCGGAAAGCCTCTACAGGTCAATTTGCCGGACACTTCAGGAGCTGTCTTCGACTGGCAAGCCTATCGCGGGAAAGTGGTTTTGATGCCGATCTGGGCTGCCGAGCAACCGGAATCGATTTCGGTATTTCGTCAGTTGGAAACCCTGCGTGACAAGCATCGCGATGATCTCGCCTTGGTCGGCGTCAACGTCGATTTTCAAGACCAGTCGCTAAACCATTTTGAACGTGAAGTGAAACTGGATTGGCCTAGCCTGAGAAGCCCCGACCCAAGGCAACAGGGGATCGAAAATCCGATCGCGATTCAGACCGGCGTCACCTCGTTTCCATTTGTTGTTCTGATCGATCGGAAAGGAAACGTTTCCGATCTGTTCATGACCAACGTAGGGATCGAAAAAGCGGTCGAAAACCAGTTGGCGAAATAA
- a CDS encoding tetratricopeptide repeat protein translates to MISRTPALWILLIFWAAAASLGNLAFGQPATQIDAEAAKQAAIADRYEQLLLRRPAPGTALDRYYAHHLSAGTLDSVLQDLRPDEDDDSPEAGRRWLLLGLLHLRQDDTANATTIIQQAEQLLPSNPTASYQLALLLGKQGDRKGAIDAMRRALARNPSRSEQVAMALLLGEWLYLEQHDDQAEAVWSDLRTSFSQDPSVLARIAKVMVDQDRLAAAIDQYQQLAGIVSPVEAIPLRLTTARLLERNGQADQAKQTLLELLPQVRPGSWLAEQIQDQLEAMLLADGGYQALADFYAVQMVDYPENLDWGKRLGQVQNRLQQYAAAEQTLRTLLQRSPADTVVRETLIETLEHQNRWAEAAAQWAVLAAQPAAPADTFLEWGDALLKDHELPLEQRRDNAAKTWQLLADHRQSDALIQIQVADRLARIEKFQEAESRFRLAIQLDPKNSLFHEELGQFFDDRNQPEKALEAWQGIATADNNSATALLRLAEIQDRFGYLDASLKTFLRAGQSEPLILQQRLTIASRLLAAGENDTVVEQLDAAQAEADSEVEIDRVWETRIAWAEAFDQLPTMIQTARETTDLSSAPPTEILRYATLLETAGRPFEAIEALETASQRPVEESPLLERLAQLYEQTEQLPLAIETLLRWQQLDPRIAPIALPRIADLHMRLQQTKEATAILKQVAEQQANNPNPWLELATHCFETDQSAAGYEALNRAVSAAPRSPAPLGQLANQFGRDFRTDEAIETYWKQWDLLEDEHAKLDTIAALSPLYDRRQQLPQLLEQLRTRFAEEAHANANLASQLATALEVAGDPGNALQTLLPEQIERPHDIPLLRWMVQLAERSGNLEQELSLTQALLESDPSPQTERQWTDLQVRAGRFPEILARASQLAGSQDDFQLQRLLRRLIENRHPETAAKVCQRALEVNPNVHTVRLYLALLRLDQDQPAPAEAIAALKPLLDDNTPSNVPIEQAVLQQAIVISAMPPLPHHEWGMFAAGLPDLDSHQTNFLSKVLATQIKVQQESSQQSLSDLLGPLATTAGIESCLDPNRLWEAYFACRIYFQKYPSEPLSTRPEDHQLAFQIVFRLAQLADPNGEKFALEVIRHRAAASGTGSRKTDFSADHWPLSPPQLQWLESTMIDSEDVSTIITVSREYDIAGDPESADRLLTPLKRPSEVSQYAAAIDVHLAEGTAQAILDQLPQWRSELRHINRSSLIEAGELYRINAKLANVLSGTEQVSNEDRFQILATMLASEAAARRVRSDFPERWNQPLARVSLDGDNQTYAASPLLGRPLAAACIPLLNSVSPNVTVEIGRLLTAPNPEVPEDEQKLRQALAAAQQNWIAKPDRGESARLLADLAAQFPMDAELQIASGLQFERLQQHDQAIERLENAHPKHPVLLRLQAITALRLAGYTDDPVRGQKAGQALRQMALDPQTKRIITGQLKRLKLDPLADQFLSLTTSAADHHPLPLQRAQTFLEDGDLKAASEAAYDALRIADANERPQAAAILKQTERLSAVTEQLEKRLASNPYVPSLVEQLAVLETMAGNLDRAAELKAQQQRLLRDRRINSGDAAIELESALKLAAQRNFTAALEHFLNGMALDASVIEPQFTAFIQAAQQAQQCDQVFHAITQCDLSTVSAAGLKSLFDMDPQGIESPTKEGRKFQAAMLHRATVEQLGAVLLELRKKNRLAEDANKIAQPAIERFFAEQASFRPDAPVWKTGLPNADGHFFGSLNPIFESLQQRPELAEIATKASKLAVAEPSTKAIASGWLAILQPQDPNAVNTLRNAIENPQGALSGTWAWQLAQVTETIPDFPQDLTAAIYRTARDASNLNDQFRGTAGGVAASGFAFLKEHDIAKARNWLLEEFQAVPRRQLTDEQRTSEGKAIALRFEQLRFPLDAWRTKERFGIPRSQTIEQRLAQDSQQTETIQYLEIAFSPDSPRAADKTIDPLLTLRPRIQQGPWQTSLATWTIDHMSKTEEGRKALLQLDQQWQNRSNDEADLAENSIRYLLAAAIRRVGPAPETVTDSERHALAAIEQAMQQEQPTLPTAMMAWSVANVAIQSPATRPAGIALLQQVSAAAEQASDNDLLSASLVLLIAHAQSEVRDSAAMQLMEVVRNLPSEDVEKSSIGIQRMQTRLTLSAAARDAGETSIAIEAMLPLLAQLRNFQPDSLQNRLPEIEAQAMRDSFAELTAILAATDPQQRLALLDPIYDQIASSDPTVPWTLMVIPTIGAETEGTSITPASLLGLLAEQDIPENLYQQWLAEIEVRRQTGALADIVKATLLIGSKSPNAAQAIDAMLESTGEELPSLNEAIQRVEQRPAWTQSIQNQKNRQGRCQLADQLLIPLSMLAADSDTQQAIDRGLVRIAAMLASDQGIVNLARPQIEALLKKIRENSKDAALKLQAEQIQKSL, encoded by the coding sequence ATGATTTCTCGCACGCCTGCTTTATGGATACTGTTGATATTTTGGGCTGCCGCAGCAAGCCTTGGCAATTTAGCCTTTGGCCAACCAGCGACTCAAATCGACGCCGAGGCGGCGAAACAAGCTGCGATCGCAGACCGGTACGAACAATTATTGCTTCGCCGGCCCGCCCCTGGGACCGCTCTGGATCGCTACTATGCGCATCACTTGAGTGCGGGAACACTTGATTCCGTACTGCAAGACCTGCGTCCCGACGAGGATGACGACAGCCCTGAGGCGGGTCGACGCTGGCTGCTGCTTGGATTGCTTCATTTGCGGCAGGACGATACCGCAAACGCCACCACCATCATCCAGCAAGCCGAACAACTTCTTCCGTCCAATCCGACCGCTAGTTATCAACTGGCATTGCTGCTGGGAAAACAAGGCGACCGCAAAGGTGCCATCGACGCTATGCGACGAGCTCTCGCCCGCAACCCTTCGCGCAGTGAGCAAGTTGCGATGGCCCTGCTGCTAGGGGAGTGGCTCTACCTCGAACAACACGATGACCAGGCCGAGGCCGTTTGGTCCGACCTGCGCACATCCTTCTCGCAGGATCCCAGCGTGCTTGCCCGGATTGCCAAGGTGATGGTCGACCAAGATCGACTGGCAGCGGCGATTGATCAATACCAACAGCTTGCCGGAATCGTCTCTCCTGTCGAAGCCATCCCCCTCCGCCTGACTACCGCCAGGCTGCTAGAACGCAATGGACAGGCAGACCAAGCCAAACAAACTCTGCTTGAACTGCTTCCCCAGGTTCGTCCCGGAAGCTGGCTTGCCGAACAAATTCAAGACCAACTGGAAGCGATGCTGCTCGCAGACGGCGGCTACCAGGCATTGGCCGATTTCTATGCGGTTCAAATGGTTGACTACCCTGAAAACCTGGACTGGGGAAAACGTCTAGGGCAGGTTCAAAACCGGCTTCAGCAGTATGCCGCAGCGGAACAAACGCTCCGCACCTTATTACAGCGATCTCCGGCGGACACGGTCGTGCGCGAAACGTTGATCGAAACATTAGAACACCAGAACCGCTGGGCCGAAGCGGCTGCACAATGGGCCGTACTAGCTGCCCAGCCCGCAGCCCCTGCCGACACATTTTTAGAATGGGGCGACGCGCTTTTAAAAGATCATGAACTCCCCCTGGAACAACGTCGCGACAACGCTGCGAAAACCTGGCAGTTGCTAGCCGATCACCGTCAGTCGGATGCACTGATTCAAATCCAGGTTGCGGATCGATTAGCCAGAATCGAAAAATTCCAGGAAGCCGAATCTCGCTTCCGATTGGCGATTCAACTGGATCCAAAAAACTCTCTGTTCCATGAAGAACTAGGACAGTTCTTCGATGACCGGAACCAACCTGAAAAAGCCCTCGAAGCATGGCAGGGAATCGCAACGGCGGACAACAACAGCGCCACCGCGTTGCTTCGTTTAGCCGAGATCCAAGATCGCTTCGGCTATCTGGATGCTTCTCTGAAAACGTTCCTCCGCGCCGGCCAGTCCGAACCACTAATCCTTCAGCAACGACTGACCATCGCCAGCCGTTTATTGGCCGCAGGCGAAAACGATACGGTCGTTGAACAATTAGATGCGGCCCAAGCGGAAGCCGATTCCGAAGTTGAAATCGATCGTGTATGGGAAACACGAATTGCCTGGGCAGAAGCTTTTGATCAATTGCCAACCATGATTCAAACGGCCCGTGAGACAACCGATCTATCGTCGGCACCGCCCACGGAAATCCTCCGCTATGCAACCCTGCTAGAAACCGCCGGACGGCCGTTCGAAGCGATCGAGGCCTTGGAAACAGCAAGCCAACGCCCCGTCGAAGAAAGCCCTTTACTTGAGCGGCTTGCCCAGCTGTACGAACAGACGGAGCAACTTCCGCTGGCGATCGAAACGCTGCTCCGATGGCAACAACTGGACCCTCGCATTGCCCCCATCGCGTTGCCGCGAATCGCTGACCTGCACATGCGGCTGCAACAAACCAAAGAAGCGACCGCAATCCTGAAACAGGTGGCCGAACAACAAGCAAACAATCCCAATCCCTGGCTGGAACTTGCAACCCATTGCTTTGAAACCGACCAATCGGCCGCAGGCTATGAAGCATTGAACCGAGCCGTTTCGGCGGCACCTCGCAGCCCCGCACCACTCGGCCAGCTGGCCAATCAATTTGGACGCGACTTCCGCACCGATGAAGCGATCGAAACCTACTGGAAACAGTGGGACCTGCTTGAGGACGAACATGCGAAACTGGATACGATCGCAGCCCTATCGCCGCTTTATGATCGTCGTCAACAACTTCCGCAACTGCTGGAACAACTTCGCACTAGATTCGCCGAAGAGGCTCATGCGAATGCAAACCTTGCCTCGCAATTAGCGACAGCTCTTGAAGTCGCCGGTGATCCTGGGAACGCATTACAAACCCTGCTTCCTGAACAGATCGAACGCCCTCACGACATTCCATTGCTGCGATGGATGGTCCAATTAGCCGAGCGTAGTGGAAACCTGGAACAAGAGCTTTCGTTAACCCAAGCCTTGCTGGAAAGCGATCCCAGCCCGCAGACCGAACGCCAGTGGACCGATCTACAAGTTCGTGCCGGACGTTTCCCCGAAATCTTAGCTCGCGCGTCGCAGCTGGCCGGCAGCCAAGACGATTTTCAACTGCAACGGCTTCTGCGCAGATTGATCGAAAACAGGCATCCAGAAACCGCCGCAAAGGTATGCCAACGAGCTTTGGAAGTGAACCCGAACGTTCACACGGTACGTCTGTACCTAGCCCTACTACGACTCGATCAAGACCAACCGGCTCCGGCAGAAGCGATCGCGGCGCTCAAGCCGCTCCTTGATGACAACACCCCATCGAATGTTCCGATCGAACAAGCGGTTTTGCAACAAGCTATCGTGATTTCTGCGATGCCTCCGCTACCGCACCATGAATGGGGGATGTTTGCAGCCGGCCTGCCGGACTTGGACTCACACCAAACGAATTTTCTTAGCAAGGTGCTAGCCACCCAAATCAAGGTTCAACAAGAATCCTCCCAGCAATCGTTAAGCGACCTCTTGGGGCCCCTGGCCACGACCGCTGGCATCGAATCCTGCTTGGACCCGAACCGTCTCTGGGAAGCCTATTTTGCTTGTCGAATCTATTTCCAGAAATATCCCAGCGAGCCACTCTCCACGCGGCCCGAGGATCACCAACTCGCTTTTCAGATTGTTTTTCGACTTGCACAGTTGGCAGATCCAAACGGCGAAAAATTCGCTCTGGAAGTCATCCGGCATCGAGCTGCCGCCAGCGGTACCGGTAGCCGCAAGACCGATTTCTCTGCGGATCATTGGCCTTTGAGCCCGCCCCAATTGCAGTGGCTGGAAAGCACCATGATCGACAGTGAGGATGTTTCGACGATCATCACGGTCAGCCGAGAATATGACATCGCTGGCGACCCAGAATCCGCCGACCGTTTGCTGACGCCCCTGAAACGACCGAGCGAGGTGTCACAGTATGCCGCTGCAATCGATGTTCACTTGGCCGAGGGGACCGCTCAGGCAATCCTGGATCAACTTCCCCAATGGCGTTCGGAACTACGTCACATAAACCGTTCCAGTCTGATCGAAGCGGGCGAGCTATACCGTATCAATGCAAAACTAGCGAACGTCCTTTCAGGAACGGAACAGGTTTCCAACGAAGATCGTTTTCAAATCCTGGCGACCATGCTCGCATCCGAAGCGGCTGCGAGACGCGTTCGTTCCGATTTCCCGGAACGTTGGAATCAACCGCTGGCCCGCGTCTCGCTGGATGGTGATAACCAGACCTACGCGGCTTCTCCGTTACTCGGTCGCCCCTTGGCCGCGGCCTGCATCCCCTTGCTCAATTCGGTCAGTCCAAACGTGACAGTCGAAATCGGACGGCTGTTAACCGCACCCAACCCAGAAGTACCGGAGGACGAACAAAAACTGCGACAAGCCCTCGCTGCGGCCCAGCAAAACTGGATCGCGAAACCCGATCGAGGAGAATCGGCGCGGCTGCTAGCCGACCTGGCCGCCCAATTCCCGATGGATGCTGAACTTCAGATCGCCAGTGGCCTGCAGTTCGAACGACTTCAGCAACACGACCAAGCGATTGAACGGCTAGAAAACGCCCATCCCAAGCATCCTGTCTTGCTACGTCTGCAGGCTATCACGGCGCTCCGGCTGGCAGGCTATACCGACGATCCAGTCCGAGGGCAAAAAGCGGGTCAAGCACTTCGCCAAATGGCCCTCGACCCACAAACCAAACGCATCATCACCGGCCAGCTGAAACGATTGAAATTAGATCCATTGGCCGATCAATTTCTTTCGCTGACCACGTCCGCCGCCGACCACCACCCACTACCACTGCAGCGAGCACAAACCTTTCTCGAAGACGGAGATTTAAAGGCTGCCAGCGAAGCTGCCTACGACGCGCTCCGAATCGCGGATGCAAATGAGCGACCTCAGGCTGCCGCAATCCTGAAACAAACAGAGCGGCTGTCCGCTGTAACGGAACAACTAGAGAAGCGACTGGCCAGCAATCCCTATGTTCCTTCGCTTGTGGAACAATTGGCTGTCCTGGAAACGATGGCGGGGAACCTTGATCGTGCAGCCGAACTAAAAGCCCAACAACAACGCCTACTACGTGACCGGCGAATCAATTCAGGCGACGCAGCGATCGAACTTGAGAGCGCCTTAAAACTTGCTGCCCAGCGCAACTTCACCGCCGCCCTGGAGCATTTCCTGAATGGAATGGCTCTGGATGCGAGCGTTATTGAACCGCAATTCACAGCCTTTATTCAAGCCGCGCAGCAAGCCCAACAGTGCGATCAAGTCTTCCACGCGATCACTCAGTGTGACCTATCAACGGTCTCAGCCGCCGGGCTGAAGAGCCTGTTTGACATGGACCCACAAGGCATCGAATCGCCGACGAAAGAGGGACGCAAATTCCAAGCCGCGATGCTTCACCGGGCGACGGTCGAACAACTTGGCGCGGTCCTGCTTGAACTGCGTAAAAAGAATCGTTTGGCAGAGGATGCGAACAAAATTGCCCAGCCAGCGATCGAACGTTTCTTTGCCGAACAGGCATCTTTCCGGCCCGACGCTCCGGTTTGGAAGACCGGTTTACCAAATGCGGATGGCCACTTTTTCGGAAGTTTGAATCCGATTTTCGAAAGCCTACAACAACGTCCTGAATTAGCGGAGATCGCGACCAAGGCCAGCAAGCTTGCCGTCGCAGAACCATCGACAAAAGCGATCGCCAGTGGCTGGCTGGCGATCTTGCAACCACAAGACCCGAATGCGGTAAACACCCTTCGAAATGCCATTGAAAACCCGCAGGGTGCGCTATCAGGAACCTGGGCTTGGCAATTAGCACAGGTTACCGAAACGATCCCGGATTTCCCTCAAGATCTTACCGCGGCAATTTACCGAACCGCACGGGACGCATCAAACCTGAATGACCAATTCCGGGGAACCGCCGGCGGTGTCGCCGCCAGTGGGTTTGCGTTTCTAAAAGAACACGATATTGCCAAGGCACGAAATTGGTTGCTGGAAGAATTCCAAGCCGTCCCTCGACGACAATTGACCGACGAACAGCGTACCAGCGAAGGAAAGGCGATCGCACTGCGGTTTGAACAACTGAGATTTCCTCTCGATGCATGGCGAACGAAAGAACGATTTGGGATCCCACGCTCACAGACGATTGAACAACGACTCGCTCAAGACAGCCAGCAAACCGAAACGATTCAGTATCTAGAAATTGCTTTCTCACCGGACTCACCCCGCGCGGCAGACAAGACGATCGATCCATTGCTGACGCTTCGTCCCAGGATCCAGCAAGGACCATGGCAAACGTCTCTAGCGACCTGGACCATCGACCACATGTCGAAAACCGAAGAAGGTCGAAAAGCTTTGTTGCAGTTGGATCAACAGTGGCAAAACCGATCGAACGACGAAGCGGACTTGGCGGAGAACAGCATTCGTTACCTACTGGCAGCGGCGATCCGTAGGGTGGGACCCGCCCCTGAAACCGTCACCGATTCAGAACGTCATGCACTTGCTGCGATTGAACAAGCAATGCAGCAGGAGCAACCGACGTTGCCCACTGCGATGATGGCCTGGAGCGTTGCCAATGTGGCCATCCAATCGCCAGCGACGCGGCCTGCGGGGATCGCACTGCTTCAGCAAGTCAGCGCTGCAGCGGAACAGGCAAGCGACAACGACCTCCTATCCGCCAGCTTGGTTTTACTAATCGCACACGCCCAATCGGAAGTCCGTGATTCCGCCGCAATGCAACTGATGGAAGTCGTCCGAAACCTGCCATCGGAAGACGTTGAAAAATCATCGATTGGCATCCAGCGAATGCAAACAAGGCTGACACTCTCGGCCGCCGCTCGGGACGCTGGCGAAACGTCGATTGCGATCGAAGCAATGCTTCCGTTACTGGCCCAATTGCGAAACTTCCAGCCTGACAGCCTGCAAAATCGATTACCTGAAATCGAGGCTCAGGCCATGCGAGATTCGTTTGCAGAACTGACTGCGATCTTGGCGGCGACCGATCCCCAACAGCGGTTGGCACTATTGGATCCTATCTACGACCAAATTGCATCTTCCGACCCGACGGTTCCTTGGACGTTGATGGTCATTCCCACAATCGGTGCAGAAACGGAAGGAACATCGATCACTCCCGCCAGCCTGCTTGGTTTGCTGGCCGAACAAGACATTCCCGAAAATCTTTATCAACAATGGCTGGCCGAAATCGAAGTCCGCCGTCAAACCGGAGCTTTAGCGGACATTGTAAAAGCCACATTGCTGATCGGTTCAAAATCGCCCAACGCGGCTCAGGCAATCGACGCCATGCTGGAGAGTACCGGGGAAGAATTGCCTTCGTTAAACGAAGCCATCCAACGTGTCGAGCAACGTCCCGCATGGACTCAATCGATTCAGAATCAAAAGAACCGCCAAGGACGCTGCCAACTTGCGGACCAGCTACTGATCCCACTATCGATGCTCGCAGCCGATTCGGATACTCAACAAGCGATCGACCGCGGTCTTGTGCGAATCGCGGCGATGCTGGCCAGTGACCAGGGGATTGTCAACTTGGCCCGACCTCAAATCGAAGCCTTGCTAAAGAAGATCAGAGAAAACTCCAAAGACGCCGCATTGAAATTGCAAGCGGAACAGATTCAGAAATCTCTTTAG
- a CDS encoding rhodanese-like domain-containing protein — protein MMRTIFGSLVLAMAFGCTPTKPTPSTPADDSAPAVESSDAASAENDGDVYIVDVRSQEEWDGGHIEQAVHIPHTEIADRIGEVTSDKDAKIIFYCAAGGRAGKAKDTLEDLGFTNVENGGGIDDMKERDGI, from the coding sequence ATGATGCGAACCATTTTCGGCTCTCTTGTGTTGGCAATGGCCTTCGGCTGTACGCCCACTAAACCAACCCCTTCAACGCCAGCAGACGATAGCGCCCCTGCCGTGGAATCGAGCGACGCCGCCTCCGCCGAAAACGATGGCGATGTCTACATCGTTGATGTCCGCAGCCAAGAAGAATGGGACGGGGGGCACATTGAACAGGCCGTCCACATCCCACACACCGAAATCGCGGACCGGATCGGTGAAGTCACCTCTGACAAAGATGCCAAGATTATCTTTTACTGTGCCGCTGGTGGCCGTGCTGGTAAAGCCAAGGACACTCTAGAAGACCTTGGGTTTACCAATGTCGAAAACGGCGGCGGCATTGATGACATGAAAGAACGAGACGGGATTTAA
- a CDS encoding sulfatase family protein — protein sequence MKFSMLLLGALWLVCFPQASHAKSPNVVILLADDLGYKDVGCYGGPVKTPAIDGIASRGMRFTDFYSGCAVCSPSRATLLTGRHHIRAGVYSWIHDASQDSHLLKREVTLAEILKEAGYATAHVGKWHLGLPTDERAKPTPDQHGFDYWFATENNAIPSHRNPDNFIRNGQAVGELEGYSCQIVADEAIRWLDNRSYASEPFFLNVWFHEPHAPIAAPPEITQTYGKETDKAAIYSGTIDNTDKAIARLLEKLAEIDEPENTLIIYASDNGSYRNDRTGGLRGKKGVNWEGGIRVPGIFSWPGTIPAGTTATEPAGLTDVLPTVCGLLGLAKPEGVHLDGSDLSPILTGKTGRFSRHQPLFWHLQKSRPIVAIRDGDYSLVADPDYELSTNNMFQEAWIPSIKKGGYTNFQLFNLRKDPSQTTNIASKEPQVLDRMKKQLLEINASIMADGKNW from the coding sequence ATGAAATTCTCGATGTTGTTACTCGGTGCCTTATGGCTTGTGTGCTTCCCACAGGCGTCGCACGCCAAGAGCCCAAATGTCGTCATCTTGTTGGCAGACGACCTGGGCTATAAAGATGTTGGTTGCTATGGCGGTCCTGTGAAAACTCCTGCGATCGATGGAATCGCTTCTCGGGGAATGCGGTTCACCGATTTCTATTCGGGCTGTGCGGTTTGTTCCCCTTCGCGAGCCACTTTGTTAACCGGGCGACATCATATTCGTGCGGGAGTTTACAGTTGGATTCACGATGCCAGTCAGGATTCCCATCTGCTTAAACGTGAGGTTACCTTAGCGGAGATTCTTAAGGAGGCGGGTTATGCGACGGCTCACGTCGGGAAATGGCATCTAGGATTGCCGACGGATGAGCGTGCCAAACCGACACCCGATCAGCACGGTTTCGACTACTGGTTTGCAACCGAAAATAACGCGATTCCTAGTCACCGGAATCCCGACAATTTCATTCGGAATGGGCAAGCGGTTGGCGAACTGGAAGGTTACTCCTGCCAAATCGTTGCCGATGAAGCTATCCGCTGGTTGGACAACCGAAGCTACGCCAGCGAACCTTTTTTTCTGAACGTTTGGTTTCACGAACCGCACGCGCCGATCGCTGCTCCTCCTGAAATCACCCAGACCTATGGTAAAGAAACGGATAAAGCCGCCATCTACTCGGGAACCATCGACAACACGGACAAAGCAATCGCCAGGCTGCTGGAAAAACTGGCTGAAATCGACGAACCCGAGAACACTTTGATTATCTATGCGTCGGACAATGGCAGCTATCGCAATGACCGAACGGGCGGCCTGCGTGGTAAGAAAGGAGTCAACTGGGAAGGAGGGATTCGCGTCCCCGGTATCTTCTCGTGGCCCGGCACGATTCCCGCTGGAACCACGGCAACGGAACCTGCAGGCTTGACCGATGTGCTTCCCACAGTCTGCGGCTTGTTGGGCTTGGCGAAACCGGAGGGCGTTCACCTGGACGGTTCCGACCTCTCTCCAATCCTTACCGGAAAAACCGGACGGTTCTCCCGTCATCAACCACTCTTTTGGCACCTCCAGAAATCACGCCCGATTGTTGCGATTCGAGACGGAGATTACTCACTGGTGGCCGATCCAGACTATGAACTTTCCACCAACAACATGTTTCAAGAAGCGTGGATCCCGAGTATCAAAAAGGGTGGCTATACCAATTTTCAGTTGTTCAATCTTCGCAAAGACCCAAGCCAGACGACCAACATTGCCAGCAAGGAACCTCAGGTCCTTGACCGGATGAAAAAACAGCTGCTAGAAATCAATGCCAGTATCATGGCCGATGGCAAAAACTGGTAG